GCAGCTGCCCGTCCTCGGCCCGCGTGATGCGCAGCCGCTCGAGCGGGCGCGGCGCCGGCCCCTCGAAGTTGACGCCGGTCTTGTAGAAGCCGCTCCCGTGGCACGGGCACTTGAACTTGTTCTCGGCCGCGAGCCAGCGCGGCGTGCAGCCGAGGTGCGTGCACTTGGCGAACAGCGCGTAGAGCCCCACCTCGGTGCGGATGATCCAGACGCGCTGGTCCTTCTTGAACTTCTCGCTGACCTCGCCGATCGCGTAGTCGGTCGGCAACCCCGCCTTGAACGTCGACGGCGGCGTGAACAGCACGCGCGGGAACGCCGAGCGGATGGCGGCGAGGAGCGTGACGCCCGAGAAGGCGGTGAAGACGCTCCACCCGAAGCGTCCGAACACGTCGCGCCGCGACCATAATCCCCCGAGCGCGGCGCGCTCGCGCGCGCGTTTGTCGCGCTCGCGCTGCTGCTCGACCCGCCGCCGCGCCGCGAGCGCCTCCTGATCCTCCGCCTGCGCCTCTCCCTTCGCCATCAGTGGCAATTCCCCCTCACCTCGACGACATTAGCTCAAGTCGAAACGCGAGCAAGCGGCACCCCGTCTCGCCTCCCCGCCGCACCTCGGGTCCCGCACCTAGCGCCGACGGACCAGCGTGTCGACAAGGCCCCATACGACCATCACCCCCGCCAGCGTGAGCATGACGAGGCCGAAGGGCGCAAAGAGGAGCAGCAGCGGGAGCGAGACCAGGCCGAGCAGGAGGCCGAGGGCGAGGGGGTTGAACGGGGCTGCGCGCGCTCCGGGAGCCTCCCCAGGCGGCGCCTCCGCGAATTCCGTCTCCTCTTTGAGCAGGCCGATCGCATACTCGCGGAGATCTTGCCGGTGCTCGGGGCCC
The DNA window shown above is from Deltaproteobacteria bacterium and carries:
- a CDS encoding Rieske 2Fe-2S domain-containing protein, which encodes MAKGEAQAEDQEALAARRRVEQQRERDKRARERAALGGLWSRRDVFGRFGWSVFTAFSGVTLLAAIRSAFPRVLFTPPSTFKAGLPTDYAIGEVSEKFKKDQRVWIIRTEVGLYALFAKCTHLGCTPRWLAAENKFKCPCHGSGFYKTGVNFEGPAPRPLERLRITRAEDGQLLIDKSVKYLYEKGEWTKPGAFLKV